The nucleotide window TTGATCCTCCCGAACTCCACCATGTCCCCGGTGTAGAACTCCTCGTCCGGGGAGGCCTCGATTTCCTTCGTGATCGTCCGCCCCGCCCTGGTTATCGAGAACCTCACGACGACCTTGTCCATCCTCTTGGCCCAAAGCGTATCGATATCGGAGGAAAGGGCCTCCTCAGGCCTTCGACCTTCCCGCTCTATGCCAGTTATCACGATCTGCCCGCCCTCGAAGAGGAACCTGTCCCCCTTCCTCACGATCAGTTTCGGGTCGAGCTCGATGGATTTCTTCTCGGAAGCCTCACCCCTGCTCACTATCATCGGAACGGTCAGTGGCCTGGGCTCACTGATCCTCTCCCTTCTGGTCTGCCCGCAGTTCGTGCATCGGACGAGACCCTCCAGGACTATCTCCTTTCCCTCGGAGATCCTGCCCTTGACGATCCTGTGTGGCTTTTCCCCGCAGTTGGGACAGTCGAGAATCAGGGCGGAAGGCACGCGCACGATTCGTCATGATTCCGGACGGTATTATTCTTTTCTCCTCATCTTCATGGACCAGCCGCAGTCGGAATAGACCCTCCACCCTTTGGACTGCAGCGATCCGCCGCACTCTGGGCATCTGGCCATTTGCAGGAACTGGTCGAGCCAGGCCCGCCTGACATCCTCCACGGACTCTCCTTCGATCTTCAGCAGGATGGTCTTGAGCTCGTCGGTGACCGCGAGCTCCTCGAGGCCCGCCAGGTGGGGGACCTCTTTCTCGGGCGAGCCGATCCTCATGATCAAGGGCGCAAGGAGAATCCCCGCCGCTAGACCCATCAGATGCGCCTCGTGTGCTATGTGGCTGTTCGGGTTCAAAGCGAAGACCGTCTCCACCGCGATTATGATGGCGACCACGAAAGGAACGCGCATCGGGGGAAGCGGGAGCATCCTGATCTTCACCCTTGGATACAGAACCGCAAAGGCTCCCAGTATGCCAGAGATCGCTCCCGAGGCCCCGAGGA belongs to Candidatus Thermoplasmatota archaeon and includes:
- a CDS encoding rhomboid family intramembrane serine protease, with the protein product MSPLTPIVVAVVLGGIIFSLVRRAPFSLTMAAVIGAVFAIEVMESWLEVSPLVLDLAFQPVHLTVPASSYTLFTSMFLHANFFHLIFNMIALILIGPLLEERIGAPRFAVIYIVTGMIGTLAFGLMHLNEHVFVLGASGAISGILGAFAVLYPRVKIRMLPLPPMRVPFVVAIIIAVETVFALNPNSHIAHEAHLMGLAAGILLAPLIMRIGSPEKEVPHLAGLEELAVTDELKTILLKIEGESVEDVRRAWLDQFLQMARCPECGGSLQSKGWRVYSDCGWSMKMRRKE